The genomic window AACTCTTTAAGAATTTCAAATATTTTAGGCTTTAGTTTTGCAAAATAGTCTTGTCTTTTTGTATCCAAAGTATCACCAAATTCACAAAGCTTTTTATCTATACCTTCAATATAACTATATGGGTAGTTTTGTTTAAGAGCAGAGTTTCTTTGTTTTACTAAAAACTTAGTTTGTTGCCAGATTTTTAAAAATGTTTTATCTAAGTAAAAAGCCCCCCAGTCTAGGATTTTACAACGCTGTTGGGCACCTGAGTTTATGATGTTAAAACTTTCAGGGTTCATGAGTTGAATAGGGAGATTTCTAGTTATTTCAGTGTGGTTTTTTTGCACCTCTAAGTTTAGTTTTGAGGTATTAGTATTATTTTTTTTACGAGATAATGAAATACTAATATCATCTTGATTAAAAACTCTACTAAATATCACAAATTCATCAGCATCATGATTTATAATTCTGTTAAGTTGTGAACTTCTAAATGAGCGACTATGGGATAAAAAATAGATTGATTCAAGAATAGATGTTTTACCAGAACCATTTTTACCTACTATAAAGTTCATATCTTTATCAAAACTATAGCTTTTTGACTTTATATTTCTAAAGTTTTGTAGTTGTAAATTTGATATGTACATTTAGATAAATTCTAGGCTATTGGTGTAAATTTGTCTTTTTAGTATATCAGTATTTGACTGATAAATATCACAAAGTAGCTCAAAAATTTTAGGGATATTCAGTGGTGTATTTATACCATTTGAGTTAAATAGAGGCATATCTGGAGAATCTGTTTCTAGCACTAAACTTTGAATGGGTATATCTTTTAGTATATTGCTAAGTTTAGTTTTAGGGTGGGAAATTAATCCACCAACCCCAAGCTTGAAACCTAGGTCAATATAAGTTTTAGCGATATTCATATTACTGTTGAAAGCATGGATTATACCTCCATGAGTAAACTTGGTATCTTTGATAGTTTTTATAATCTCATTATGAGATTTCACACTATGAATAATCACAGGTTTTGCTAGATTTTTAGCAATACTTATCTGGGCCTTGAAAAAAATTAATTGTCTATCAAAGCTCTCAATTCGCTTATCTAAACCAATTTCGCCAATTAGCTTTGTATTTTGTACTATAGTATATTGCTCAAGCATATCCAAGTACTGACTTTCATGATTTTTTATAAAAATAGGGTGTAATCCAAATGCTATCTTTATAGATTTAAATTCTTGGTTTAGTTCAATGAGTTTATCCCAACTAGACTGTTGTGTAGCAGGATTTATAAACTGAGTGATATTGAGTTTATTGCACTTAGTTATAAGCTCATCTCTAAATGAATCAAAAACATCAAAATCTAAATGGCAATGAGTATCTATAAACATTCGTTGTTTTGTTAAAATATCAGTTTGATTAAGCTATAATACAACAAGTTATATATGGATTAAAATATACATCGTTTTATAAGGTTTGAAAATGAGTAATACGACAAACAATTTTTTATTTGAATTAGGCACAGAAGAGTTACCTCCAAAAGCACTTAAAGGCTTGGCTAAATCGTTACTTTCATCAGTTGAAAGTCAATTAAAGGATGCTGGAGTTGCTTTTGATGAAACAAAATGGTTCGCTTCACCAAGACGATTAGCTTTTATTATTGAGGATTTAGCTCAAAGCCAAGAAGACATCACAATTGAAAAACAAGGACCTTTAGTAAGCATTGCATATAATGATGCAGAGCCAACAAAAGTTGGTTTAGGTTTTGCAAAATCTTGTGGTGTTGATATTAATGAACTGGAAAGAATTGATACACCCAAAGGTGAGAAGTTATATTACAAAAGTATTCAGCAAGGGCAAAAAACTACTGAGCTTCTGCAAAATATAATTACAAAAGCTCTTAAACAGTTACCTATACCAAAAATGATGCGTTGGGGTAATTCAGAAGCTGAATTTGTAAGACCTGTGCATTGGGTTGTTGCAATGTATGGTAGTGATATCGTTGATATTGAGCTCTTTGGTAAGAAAGCTTCAAACCTTTCTTTTGGTCATAGGTTCCACGATCCAAAAGCTATAGCTATAAAATCTGCTTTTGAGTATGTTAGCTTACTTGCTGATGCTATGGTTGTAGTAGATTGGGATGAGCGTAAAGCTGAGATAATTAAACAAGCTAAAGCGGTAGCTAAACAAAATGGTTATAAAGTAGTTTTAGATAATGAGTTAGTTGAGGAAGTTTGTGCAATTGTAGAACACCCAAATGCAATGATGTGTAGCTTTGATGAAAGCTTCTTAAGAGTCCCACAAGAGGCGCTTATTTCATCAATGGAAGAGCATCAAAAATGTTTTGCTTTACTTGATGGCCAAAATAATCTAGTTGCGAATTTTATTACTATTTCAAATATTAAAAGTACAAAGCCTGAATTAGTAATAAGTGGTAACCAAAAAGTGATGAATGCTCGTTTAGCCGATGCAGCATTTTTCTATGATACAGATTTAAAAACATCTTTAGAGAGTTTGTTACCTAAGCTTGAGAGTGTAACTTTCCATAATAAACTAGGTAATATGCATCAAAAGGCTCAAAGACTAGCAAATACATCGAAAGAATTAGCAAAAATCAGTGATACAGATATAGAACAAAGCTATAGAGCAGGACTTTTAGCAAAAGCTGATTTAATCTCAGATATGGTTTTTGAGTTTACAGATCTACAGGGTATAATCGGTAAATATTATGCAAAAGCATATGGTGAGTCAGATGTAGTAGCTGATGCTATTGAGCAACAGTATTGGCCAAAATATTCTGGTGCTGAGCTACCTGAAACAAATTTGGCTAACTGTGTTGCATTGGCTGAGAAGCTAGACACTTTAGTCGGTATATTTGGCATAGGACAAAAACCCACAGGTAATAAAGATCCATTTGCACTGCGTAGATCAGCGATAGGTATTTTGCGTATTCTTAGAGATAATATAGATATTTCTTTAGAGCAAGTGATTGATATAGCTATAGAAAGCTATAAATGTATAAATGCTGTTGAACTAAGCTCAAACACTAAAGTTGAAGTGATAAACTTCTGTCTTGATAGATTGAAAAACCTATATAAAGAAGAGGGTGTTGCTACGGATATATTTGAATCTATTAGTACTACTAATTACGAGTCTATAAAAGATTTTGATGCTAGAGTTAAAGCAGTTATTAAATTTAGTCTGTCAGATAAGGCAAAGAGTTTAATAGCATCAAATAAAAGAGTTGCAAATATTCTAAATAAAAATGCAACAGATAGTTCTATAGCGTTTGATAGAGAAGCCTCAGAAAAAGCTGGTAACGCTTATGAGTTAGCACTAGTTGATAGTCTTGATGAGATTGAAAAAGATTTTGAAAAATATCTTAACAACCGTGAGTATAATTATGCTTTAGCTTTACTAAGTAGCATAGAAAAAGTTATAAGTGAGTTTTTTGATAATGTAATGGTTATGGATGAAGATCTTCAAGTTAGAAATAATAGAATAGCTTTACTAGCTAAGATTAGAAAGATGTTTGCATCAATTGCAGATATTTCTAAGTTATAAGGATTTTTTCAAATGAATAATCAAAAAAATGTTTTGGGTTCAAAATTACAAGCTTGCTGTTTTGAGCCGATGACAGGCTATTATCGTGATGGTTTTTGCAAAACTGAAACAGCTGATTTTGGCCTCCATACAGTTTGTGTGATTCTTACACAAGAATTTTTAGATTATACAGCTACAAAAGGTAATGATTTAAGCACACCTAACCGAGCGTTTGGTTTTCCAGGTTTAAAACCAGGGGATAAATGGTGTTTGTGTGCATTAAGATGGCTAGAAGCTTATAAGCAAGGAGTAGCTCCAAAAGTTATTCTAGAAGCTACTAATGAGCTAACGCTTGAAGTGATTAGCATTGAAACTCTTGAAAAAATGGCTCACAGTTAATCAATATAATTAAGCCTATCTTTTAACTCTACAATAAAATCAAACAAATTTTTTGTATGGATATTATCCTTGTTTGAGCCTATCCATAGTGATTGTAACTCAAAATCATTTTCACTTTTTGCATATTTGCGCAAATTAGTAGTATGATAATGTTGTATCGGAAAAGTGTACTCTCGAATAGAAGAATCTTTTATTAGAGTATTAGCGATACCTCGAGCATATTTGCCTGTTATATTGTTTGAAACTACAGTAGAGAAATTATTGCGAATATGGTTTTTAGTTTCTTTAGAAATATTGCTTTCATTAGTCATCATAAAAGCACTACCAAGTTGTATATAATCAGCACCTGCATTAAAGTAGTTTTGTATATTACTTATGCTAATTCCTCCAGCTGCGATGAAGCATTTTGATAGATATTTTTGTTTAGCACTTTTTAGAAGCTCAAGGGTTGTATTTTTGTTGATTTGATTGTGTAGAAAGCTAGCTTGATGTCCACCAGCTTCATTTCCTTGTATTATGATAATATCTATACCTTTGTCAATGGAGTATGCTATTTCATCAATAGAGGTCGCATTTGCTATTAGTTTTATACCGTGATTCTTTAGCTCTATAATTGCTTTATCACTTAAAAGACCAAAAGTCATACTAACTATTTTTATATCATATTTTAAGATTAGATTTATGTATGCATTTTCATCTATACTAGCAGGAACTTCAAACTCTACAGAGTTATTCTTATTTTTAATCAGGCTTGTTTCGAGAGATATTGCTCTTTGATTTTTTTGTAAAGTTTGAGATTTGTGGTTTTCAATGAATAGATTTAAACCTATAGCAGATTTATGACTGTTTAGCATTGAAAAAACATTTTTAATCATCTTTTCTAAGTTAATTAAACTTAGATACCCAGCCGGGATCATGCCCAAAAAGCCACTGTTGGCAATGTGTGCTATAAATTCAGCAGATAAGATATTACCTGCCATTGGTGCTTGGATTATCGGGTATTTTATGTTTAGAAGGTTATTTTTCATATTTTAGCAGTAATTTTCCTAGCTAAAAACTCATTTTCTGCAAATGCTTCAGCTATCCATGTATAACAATTAACAGCTTCATTGTAGTATTCTAAACCATATTTTTTAATAATCGTATCTTTTATTATAGTACTCTGCATGCGTTTAACAATATTATGGTTATAACGGGTATAATTTGTATTTTCATCAGATATTTGTATATTCTTAAACCCTAAGTTTTTAAATATTCCTCTATATTGTTTTTCAGTTGTTGGAAACAGTGATAAACCTTCTATTTCAGACATTTTGTCGATTTTTCCACCAAATCCGACACCATCTCGACTTAACCAATCAAAAATAATTATTTGACCACTTTTCCTTATGATTCGTGATAGCTCATTAAACAGAGTTGGCTTAGTTTTTAAAGGAACATGGACTAAAACACCATCAGACAAAATATAGTCAAAAAAACAATCTTCAAAAGGTAGGTTATCATTATCTTTATAAAGCAAGAATTTCACATTTTCTTGAGAGTATTTAAATGTAGCTGTTTTTACTAAGTATGGATTTATTTCTAAACCATAGTAATCAATTTGAGGAAACTTTTTAGCTAAATGTTTTGCCATACCTCCTAAGCCAAAACCTATTTCTAAAACTTTTTTATTGTTTAGGTTATATGGTTTTATTAAGTCATTAATAGCCTCTGTGCCACCTTCGGACATCAACCCTTCGCCATAGCAAAGTTCTAAAAATGTACAATAATCCTTATCATATTCATTAATTATTTTATCTATAAGCATTTAAAAAAGCATCCTCTAACTTAGTTGATGCTTTAGTTGCTCAGTATTTAATTTACCATGCCACTTAGAAATAATAATTGTACCAACAGTATTTCCGATCATATTTGTGATTGAACGACCTTCAGACATAAATCTATCTATACCTAGTATAATCACAATACCAGCTACAGGAACAGTCCCTAATGCACTTAAAGTACTAGCTAGGATTATAAACCCACTACCAGTAACGCCAGCAGCACCTTTTGAGCTAACAATCATAATAATTAACATAAATAACTGTTCTTGTAGTGTAAGATCTACACCTAAAGCCTGAGCAATAAATATAGCTGCTAACGATAGATATATAGCTGTACCATCTAAATTGAAAGAGTAACCAGTTGGTATAACAAGGCCGACAACAGATTTGTCACAACCAAGTTTCTCTAATTTTTCCATTAAATTTGGTAATACTGTTTCAGAAGAAGATGTTCCTAGCACGATTAAAATCTCAGTTTTTATATAGCCTAAAAGCTTAAAGATGTTTATACCACAATAAAGTCTTAAAATTAAACCCAATATTCCTAATATAAAAATTAAGCAAGTAGCATAAAAGCATAGTAATAAACCTAAAAGCCCAAAAAGAGTATCGGTACCATACATACCTATAGTGTAACCCATTGCAGCACATGCTGCTAAAGGTGAGTAGTACATGATTATATGAATGATTTTAAAAAATACTTGAGATAGAGATTGAATGCCAATAATTATTGGTTGAGCTTTTTCTCCATAAGCTACTAGACCCACAGCAAATAATATTGCCACAAATAGTACCTGTAAAATATCACCATCAGTAAAAGCACCAGCAAATGTATGAGGGATAATGTTCATAAAGAAGTCTTGTACGCTCTCCATATGCTCAACATTACCCATATAGGCTTTAGCACTATTTATATCTAGAGAGTTTGGATCTATATTTAATCCAATTCCAGGCTTGACTAAATTGGCAATAATCATGCCTATAGATAAAGCGACAATTGTAGTAGCGAAAAAATATAGTAGAGCGATACCACCAATTTTACCAACAGCCTTTAGATCACTCATAGCAGCTATGCCAGAGACTAGAGTTAAAAATATGATAGGAGCAATCATTAGTTTTATTAACTTAATAAATACATCTGCAAAAGGCTTTAAGCTAATGGCAATACTTGGAGCAAATATGCCCAGGATTATTCCAATAAAAATACCCACTAAAACTTGAGCATAAAGATGTTTAAATATTTTCATTACAATTTCTTAATTATAAAGTAGATATGATTACTAGAAAATATACATTAAGAATGGATAATAAGTAAATTATTTAAGAGTATTTTTTAAAAGTTGTTAAGCTATATATATTAGCATATATCAAAATCATAGCATTGTAGAATAGATTAAAAATAATTGCTTTACGAATCTCTTTTAGTTATTGAATCTAAGTCTTGATTTGTTTCAATAACTAAGGATTTATTTTATAGTGTAGCTATAGCCTCTATTTCAACGCGAACATCTTTAGGTAATCTAGCAACTTCAACACAAGAGCGAGCTGGAAAGTTATTATTAAAAAAAGCCCCATAAATATTATCTATGGTTTTAAATTCAACCATATCTTTTATAAATATAGTTACTTTAATAACTTTGTCTAAATTAGAGCCTGCAGCTTCTAATACAGCTTTTAAATTTTGCATACATTGAGTTGTTTGCTCTTTTATACACTCACCAACTAATTCACCATTAGGCTTTAAACCAATTTGTCCTGAGGTATAAACAAAATCATTCACAACAATTGCTTGCTCATAAGAACCTATTGCTTGAGGAGCATTTACAGTATTAATTTTTGTTTTTAGCATATTACATATCTCTCGCTATTTTGTAAGTTGGATCAATTTCTTCAAATACACAGTAAGGACCAGCATTTTTAAGAACTTTACGGCAGTCTTTACTTAGGTGCTTAACTGTCACTTTTTTACCTAAATCTAGGTATTTTTTTGTAATGTCGTCAATAGCTTCAGCCCCAGATATATCCATAACTCTCGAGTTTGCAAAATCAAGGACAATATTTTCGGGGTCAAAATTAATGTCTAATAAGCTTTTAAAAGAACCAGTAGAACCAAAGAATAGTGGACCGAAAAATTCATATACTTTAGTATTTTCATCTTCACGGTGTGTACGACTGTGAACTTGTGAACTTTTCCATGCAAAAACTAACGCAGATATTATTACACCAGAAATAACAGCTATAGCTAAATCTGAATAAACTGTAATAGCTGTAACAGCAACGAGTACAAATTTGTCAGAATTTGGCATATATCTAATGCGATTTACACTTTCCCATTCAAATGTGTTGATACAGACCATAAACATAATTCCTGCTAGGACTGCTACAGGAATGTATGAGATGTATCCTGACAAGGCAACTACAAAAGATATAAGTAACAAGGCAGCTGTAAGTGATGATAATCTACCACGCCCACCATTAGTGAAGTTAATGATGGATTGTCCTATCATAGTGCATCCAGCCATACCACCAAAGAAACCACAAGTAATATTACCAACACCTTGGGCAATACATTCCTGGTTACCATTGCCATGTTTTTCATCCATCTCATCTAGTACAGATAAAGTAAGTAATGACTCAATCAATCCAACTAAAGCAACAATAACTGCGAAAGGCAGTACTGTAATAAAAGATTCAGTAGTAATGTGAATATTTGGGATAGCGAAACTAGGAAAAGCTCCAGAAATATCAGCTAAGTCCCCAACGCTTTTTGTATCGACTTTAAATATAACAACAATAGCTGTTATTGCAATTATTGCAACCAAGCCCGAAGGTACTTTATCTGTAAATTTGGGTAGGAAGTAAACAATAAACATAGTTAGTAATACCAGGCCATACATCATAGGACCTTCGTGATGAAATAAAGGTATTTGAGCTAAAGCAATAACTATAGCTAGACCATTTACAAAGCCATACATCGCAGGTTGAGGCACTAAACGAATCAGTTTACCTAGACGAAGTAAACCTATAGTTATTTGGATAACACCAGCCATAATCGCACATAGTAATATATATTGTAATATATAGCTACTGAGCTCACCTGATGCTGTTAAGGATTGGAGCATTTCAGGTGATAGAGATGCTTTAACTTGTATGCCAAGTCCTACAAGCACAACTGCTACAGCACCAGTAGCACCTGAGACCATGCCAGGTTTACCACCAATTAATGCTGTAATTAGACCAAGTATAAAGGCTGTATATAAACCTACAGTAGGTGAGACTCCAGCGATAACTGAAAATCCTATAGCTTCAGGTATAAGAGCAACTGCGACAACAAATCCAGATAAAACATCAGATTTAACATTTCTGCCGATAAAGTTATTTTTATAGTCTAACAAAATTATTTCCGTTCTATTTTAGTGATTAAAGTAAGACTATAAAGATACCATAAAACTAAGTAGTAGTTAAGAGTGTTTTAGGTTAGCTTAGGAACTATCTTTAAATTACTCTTTAGAGGAGAAATGTTTTTTATATGCAACTATAAGAATTAATTGCATGATTATAAGAGAAGTAGATGTAAATATTAATTCCGCAGTGTTTTTAAAAATAGGGTAACAAAGAATCCCATAAACAAGTGATGCAAGAATAGAAATTGCTAAATATACATAAGATATGCGTAGCTTAAGTAGTGCTGCTAAAATTCCCATAATGATGAAAAGTATTTTAATAAACAAAGCTCCAAAACGAGCAGGGTCATCCCCAAAAGATATACCTGAGACTATGCATAAAGTATAGTAATAATAGCTCGAAACAAGTATGACACAAGTTATAATTATCATTGAGAGCTGTATGAAGGTAGCAGATTTGAAATTATTTACAGCATCATTTTTGTTATAAGTTAAAAAGCCAATTATTGCGAGTATGATAATAGATACTTGATCTAAAAAGTATCTCATACTATATATACTAATATGCTCTATAGGTATCATTGTTAGTATATAAGCAACTGTTGATAGTAAAAGTGCTAACCAAGCACTTTTAGAGTTTTTTGCTAGTGATACAATAAAAGCCAAAAAGGATACTTTATAAATAAATATTAAAAAATATATAAACATTTGATTATATAAGTAGATTTATTTTAGAGATATTATATAAGAAAAAGTTAGAAGAATCTATTTGAGATACATTACCAGCCAGTAACTTCTTTTAGTTTAGAACCTAGTTCAGCAGGTGATCTAGTGTAAGCAATACCTGCAGCTTCAAAAGCAGCAAATTTTTCTTCAGCAGAACCTGTACCACCAGAGATGATAGCACCAGCATGACCCATACGCTTACCTGGAGGAGCTGTAACACCAGCAATATAGCCGATTACAGGCTTAGTTACATTGTGCTTGATATACTCAGCAGCTTCTTCTTCAGCAGTACCACCAATCTCACCGATAAGGATGATAGCTTCAGTTTGAGGATCTTTTTCTAGAAGTTTTAAAGCTTCGATTTGGTTCATACCTGGGATAGGGTCGCCACCTATACCGATACAAGTAGACTGACCAAAACCAAGCTTAGTAGTTTGAGCAACTGCTTCATAAGTTAAAGTACCAGAACGAGAGATGATACCAACTTTACCAGGCTGATGTATATGACCAGGCATAATACCAATTTTACACTCACCAGGAGTGATAACGCCAGGGCAGTTAGGACCTACAACTTGTACATCTTTATCTTTTAAGTATTCTTTAACTTCTAGCATATCTAACGTTGGTACGCCTTCAGTGATTATAACTACAAGCTTTACGCCAGAGTCAACTGCTTCGATAACAGAATCTTTTACAAATGGAGCAGGTACATAAATTACAGATGCATCAGCACCAGTAGCAGCTACAGCTTCTTTCATTGTGTTGAAGACTGGTCTATCTAGGTGAGTTTGACCACCTTTACCAGGAGTTACACCACCTACGATTTGTGTACCATAAGCAATCGCTTGCTCTGAGTGGAATGTACCGTTTTTACCAGTAAAACCTTGTACTAAAACTTTTGTGTTTTTATTAACTAATACGCTCATTATTTAATATCCTTTTTAACTGTCTTTATTTAAATTACTTTAGAGATTTTACAACTTTATCAGCAGCATCAGCTAAACCTTCTGCAGGGATAAGCTTTAAGCCAGACTCTGATAAGATTTTAGAACCTAATTCAGCATTGTTACCTTCTAAACGAACAACAACTGGTACAGTTACATTTACTTCTTTAACAGCATCAATAATAGCTTCTGCGATCATGTCACATCTAACGATACCACCGAAGATGTTGATCAATACAGCTTTTACATTCTCATCATCTAAGATTAGTTTAAATGCTTCGATAACTCTTTCTTTAGTTGCGCCACCACCTACATCTAGGAAGTTAGCAGGCTTACCTCCATATAACTGGATGATATCCATAGTAGCCATTGCAAGACCAGCGCCGTTTACCATACAACCGATATTACCTTCAAGAGCAACATAGTTTAGCTCATGCTCAGATGCTTTAAGCTCTTTAGCGTTTTCTTGAGACTTATCTCTTAGAGCTAAAAGTTTAGGATGTCTGTATAGAGCATTTGAATCAAGATTGATTTTACCATCAACACATACGATCTCACCATTTTCTCTTACAGCAAGAGGGTTAATCTCAAATAGTGCAAAGTCACATTCAACAAATGCTTTGTAAGCACCTATCATAGTCTTTGTGAAGTCGTTGATTTGTTTGCCTTCTAAGCCTAGTTGAAAAGCAACATCACGAGCTTGGAATGGTTGAAGGCCTACTAATGGATCTACTTCTACTTTAAGAATTTTTTCTGGAGTGTTATGAGCTACTT from Francisella adeliensis includes these protein-coding regions:
- a CDS encoding RidA family protein; amino-acid sequence: MLKTKINTVNAPQAIGSYEQAIVVNDFVYTSGQIGLKPNGELVGECIKEQTTQCMQNLKAVLEAAGSNLDKVIKVTIFIKDMVEFKTIDNIYGAFFNNNFPARSCVEVARLPKDVRVEIEAIATL
- the glyS gene encoding glycine--tRNA ligase subunit beta, which encodes MSNTTNNFLFELGTEELPPKALKGLAKSLLSSVESQLKDAGVAFDETKWFASPRRLAFIIEDLAQSQEDITIEKQGPLVSIAYNDAEPTKVGLGFAKSCGVDINELERIDTPKGEKLYYKSIQQGQKTTELLQNIITKALKQLPIPKMMRWGNSEAEFVRPVHWVVAMYGSDIVDIELFGKKASNLSFGHRFHDPKAIAIKSAFEYVSLLADAMVVVDWDERKAEIIKQAKAVAKQNGYKVVLDNELVEEVCAIVEHPNAMMCSFDESFLRVPQEALISSMEEHQKCFALLDGQNNLVANFITISNIKSTKPELVISGNQKVMNARLADAAFFYDTDLKTSLESLLPKLESVTFHNKLGNMHQKAQRLANTSKELAKISDTDIEQSYRAGLLAKADLISDMVFEFTDLQGIIGKYYAKAYGESDVVADAIEQQYWPKYSGAELPETNLANCVALAEKLDTLVGIFGIGQKPTGNKDPFALRRSAIGILRILRDNIDISLEQVIDIAIESYKCINAVELSSNTKVEVINFCLDRLKNLYKEEGVATDIFESISTTNYESIKDFDARVKAVIKFSLSDKAKSLIASNKRVANILNKNATDSSIAFDREASEKAGNAYELALVDSLDEIEKDFEKYLNNREYNYALALLSSIEKVISEFFDNVMVMDEDLQVRNNRIALLAKIRKMFASIADISKL
- a CDS encoding class I SAM-dependent methyltransferase — translated: MLIDKIINEYDKDYCTFLELCYGEGLMSEGGTEAINDLIKPYNLNNKKVLEIGFGLGGMAKHLAKKFPQIDYYGLEINPYLVKTATFKYSQENVKFLLYKDNDNLPFEDCFFDYILSDGVLVHVPLKTKPTLFNELSRIIRKSGQIIIFDWLSRDGVGFGGKIDKMSEIEGLSLFPTTEKQYRGIFKNLGFKNIQISDENTNYTRYNHNIVKRMQSTIIKDTIIKKYGLEYYNEAVNCYTWIAEAFAENEFLARKITAKI
- a CDS encoding DUF2237 family protein, producing the protein MNNQKNVLGSKLQACCFEPMTGYYRDGFCKTETADFGLHTVCVILTQEFLDYTATKGNDLSTPNRAFGFPGLKPGDKWCLCALRWLEAYKQGVAPKVILEATNELTLEVISIETLEKMAHS
- the dctA gene encoding C4-dicarboxylate transporter DctA — protein: MKIFKHLYAQVLVGIFIGIILGIFAPSIAISLKPFADVFIKLIKLMIAPIIFLTLVSGIAAMSDLKAVGKIGGIALLYFFATTIVALSIGMIIANLVKPGIGLNIDPNSLDINSAKAYMGNVEHMESVQDFFMNIIPHTFAGAFTDGDILQVLFVAILFAVGLVAYGEKAQPIIIGIQSLSQVFFKIIHIIMYYSPLAACAAMGYTIGMYGTDTLFGLLGLLLCFYATCLIFILGILGLILRLYCGINIFKLLGYIKTEILIVLGTSSSETVLPNLMEKLEKLGCDKSVVGLVIPTGYSFNLDGTAIYLSLAAIFIAQALGVDLTLQEQLFMLIIMIVSSKGAAGVTGSGFIILASTLSALGTVPVAGIVIILGIDRFMSEGRSITNMIGNTVGTIIISKWHGKLNTEQLKHQLS
- the sucD gene encoding succinate--CoA ligase subunit alpha, with protein sequence MSVLVNKNTKVLVQGFTGKNGTFHSEQAIAYGTQIVGGVTPGKGGQTHLDRPVFNTMKEAVAATGADASVIYVPAPFVKDSVIEAVDSGVKLVVIITEGVPTLDMLEVKEYLKDKDVQVVGPNCPGVITPGECKIGIMPGHIHQPGKVGIISRSGTLTYEAVAQTTKLGFGQSTCIGIGGDPIPGMNQIEALKLLEKDPQTEAIILIGEIGGTAEEEAAEYIKHNVTKPVIGYIAGVTAPPGKRMGHAGAIISGGTGSAEEKFAAFEAAGIAYTRSPAELGSKLKEVTGW
- a CDS encoding TatD family hydrolase, with the translated sequence MFIDTHCHLDFDVFDSFRDELITKCNKLNITQFINPATQQSSWDKLIELNQEFKSIKIAFGLHPIFIKNHESQYLDMLEQYTIVQNTKLIGEIGLDKRIESFDRQLIFFKAQISIAKNLAKPVIIHSVKSHNEIIKTIKDTKFTHGGIIHAFNSNMNIAKTYIDLGFKLGVGGLISHPKTKLSNILKDIPIQSLVLETDSPDMPLFNSNGINTPLNIPKIFELLCDIYQSNTDILKRQIYTNSLEFI
- the recF gene encoding DNA replication/repair protein RecF (All proteins in this family for which functions are known are DNA-binding proteins that assist the filamentation of RecA onto DNA for the initiation of recombination or recombinational repair.); translation: MYISNLQLQNFRNIKSKSYSFDKDMNFIVGKNGSGKTSILESIYFLSHSRSFRSSQLNRIINHDADEFVIFSRVFNQDDISISLSRKKNNTNTSKLNLEVQKNHTEITRNLPIQLMNPESFNIINSGAQQRCKILDWGAFYLDKTFLKIWQQTKFLVKQRNSALKQNYPYSYIEGIDKKLCEFGDTLDTKRQDYFAKLKPKIFEILKEFNPEIALDISYYRGWNKDKDLSQVLYESYDYDNRYNQTNHGPHKADIVMTINGKPIQDIFSRGQQKLLICAIKLAQGEVHNSENKNKCIYLIDDITSELDTVHTTTLFAYLQKLQSQVFISTPDKAKISAYIDTESRLIEL
- a CDS encoding NAD(P)H-dependent flavin oxidoreductase, yielding MKNNLLNIKYPIIQAPMAGNILSAEFIAHIANSGFLGMIPAGYLSLINLEKMIKNVFSMLNSHKSAIGLNLFIENHKSQTLQKNQRAISLETSLIKNKNNSVEFEVPASIDENAYINLILKYDIKIVSMTFGLLSDKAIIELKNHGIKLIANATSIDEIAYSIDKGIDIIIIQGNEAGGHQASFLHNQINKNTTLELLKSAKQKYLSKCFIAAGGISISNIQNYFNAGADYIQLGSAFMMTNESNISKETKNHIRNNFSTVVSNNITGKYARGIANTLIKDSSIREYTFPIQHYHTTNLRKYAKSENDFELQSLWIGSNKDNIHTKNLFDFIVELKDRLNYID
- a CDS encoding SulP family inorganic anion transporter; amino-acid sequence: MLDYKNNFIGRNVKSDVLSGFVVAVALIPEAIGFSVIAGVSPTVGLYTAFILGLITALIGGKPGMVSGATGAVAVVLVGLGIQVKASLSPEMLQSLTASGELSSYILQYILLCAIMAGVIQITIGLLRLGKLIRLVPQPAMYGFVNGLAIVIALAQIPLFHHEGPMMYGLVLLTMFIVYFLPKFTDKVPSGLVAIIAITAIVVIFKVDTKSVGDLADISGAFPSFAIPNIHITTESFITVLPFAVIVALVGLIESLLTLSVLDEMDEKHGNGNQECIAQGVGNITCGFFGGMAGCTMIGQSIINFTNGGRGRLSSLTAALLLISFVVALSGYISYIPVAVLAGIMFMVCINTFEWESVNRIRYMPNSDKFVLVAVTAITVYSDLAIAVISGVIISALVFAWKSSQVHSRTHREDENTKVYEFFGPLFFGSTGSFKSLLDINFDPENIVLDFANSRVMDISGAEAIDDITKKYLDLGKKVTVKHLSKDCRKVLKNAGPYCVFEEIDPTYKIARDM